A portion of the Leucoraja erinacea ecotype New England chromosome 9, Leri_hhj_1, whole genome shotgun sequence genome contains these proteins:
- the LOC129700138 gene encoding kelch-like protein 28: MDQSPQSYMLANLTHPHSEQLLQGLHLLRQHRELCDIVLRVGDVKIHAHKVVLASISPYFKAMFTGNLSENENSEVEFQCIDETALQAIVEYAYTGTIFISQDTVESLLPAANLLQIKLVLKECCTFLESQLDPGNCIGISRFAETYGCHDLYLAANKYICQNFEEVCKTEEFFELNHTELDEIISNDCLNVVTEESVFYALESWIKYDVQERQKYLAQLLHCVRLPLLSVKFLTRLYEANQLIRDEHTCKHLLNEALKYHFMPEHRFSHQTEFLTRPRCAPKVLCAVGGKTGLFATLDSVEMYFPQTDSWTGLAPLSSPRYECGVAVVDQKLYVVGGIATHIQQGINYRKHENLVEGWNPETNKWTSVERMNECRSTLGVSVLAGELYALGGYDGENYLQSVEKYIPKVKQWQPVAPMAKSRSCFAAAVLDGMIYAIGGYGPAHMNSVERYDPSKDSWEMVAPMADKRINFGVGSMLGFIFVVGGHNGVSHLQSVERYEPHQNQWTLCRPMNDPRTGVGAAIVDNYLYVVGGHSGSSYLNMVQRYDPTLDTWSDSTGMLSCRCNFGLAAF, translated from the exons ATGGACCAGTCCCCTCAATCCTACATGCTTGCCAATCTGACACATCCACATTCAGAGCAGTTGCTGCAGGGATTACATCTTCTTCGACAGCATCGTGAGCTTTGTGACATTGTCCTCAGGGTTGGTGATGTCAAGATCCATGCCCACAAGGTGGTGCTGGCTAGCATCAGCCCATATTTCAAAGCCATGTTTACTGGAAACCTTTCAGAGAATGAAAACTCTGAAGTTGAATTTCAATGCATAGACGAGACTGCTTTGCAGGCTATTGTAGAGTACGCATACACAGGAACTATATTCATTTCACAAGATACAGTAGAATCTCTACTTCCTGCTGCAAATTTGCTTCAAATCAAACTAGTACTAAAAGAATGTTGTACATTCCTTGAAAGCCAGCTTGATCCTGGCAATTGCATTGGCATTTCCCGGTTTGCTGAAACATATGGCTGTCATGACTTGTACCTTGCTGCAAACAAGTACATTTGTCAGAATTTCGAAGAAGTCTGTAAGACTGAAGAATTTTTTGAGCTGAACCACACAGAATTAGATGAAATAATTTCAAATGACTGTCTCAATGTTGTGACGGAGGAGTCTGTTTTTTATGCATTAGAGTCGTGGATTAAATATGATGTGCAAGAAAGACAAAAATATCTGGCGCAACTGCTGCACTGTGTTCGATTGCCATTATTAAGTGTAAAATTTCTGACAAGATTGTACGAGGCAAATCAACTAATACGTGATGAACATACCTGCAAGCACCTTCTAAACGAAGCCCTTAAGTATCATTTCATGCCAGAGCACAGATTTTCCCATCAGACTGAGTTTTTGACACGACCACGTTGTGCTCCCAAAGTACTTTGTGCTGTTGGTGGAAAAACTGGATTGTTTGCAACATTAGACAG TGTGGAAATGTACTTCCCTCAGACAGACTCCTGGACGGGTCTGGCACCACTCAGTAGCCCACGCTATGAATGCGGGGTTGCTGTTGTTGATCAGAAACTTTATGTGGTGGGAGGAATTGCAACCCATATTCAACAAGGAATCAATTATCGAAAGCATGAAAATTTGGTGGAAGGTTGGAATCCAGAGACAAACAAATGGACATCTgtagaaagaatgaatgaatgtagaAGCACTCTTGGAGTGTCTGTTTTAGCTGGTGAACTGTATGCATTAGGTGGTTATGATGGAGAAAATTATTTGCAATCTGTGGAAAAATACATTCCCAAAGTAAAGCAATGGCAGCCTGTTGCACCTATGGCAAAAAGTCGAAGCTGTTTTGCAGCTGCAGTTTTGGATGGAATGATCTATGCTATTGGAGGATATGGTCCAGCCCACATGAACAG TGTGGAACGTTATGATCCAAGCAAAGATTCCTGGGAGATGGTAGCTCCAATGGCAGATAAAAGAATTAACTTTGGTGTTGGTTCAATGCTTGGATTCATCTTCGTTGTTGGTGGACACAATGGCGTATCACATTTGCAAAGTGTTGAGAGATATGAACCACATCAAAATCAATGGACTTTGTGCAGGCCAATGAATGATCCTAGAACAG GAGTTGGTGCTGCCATTGTAGATAATTACCTCTATGTGGTCGGAGGTCATTCAGGGTCATCATACCTGAACATGGTACAGAGGTATGACCCAACTCTAGATACATGGTCAGATTCGACTGGTATGTTGTCATGCCGCTGCAACTTTGGGCTAGCTGCGTTTTGA